Proteins from one Hyperolius riggenbachi isolate aHypRig1 chromosome 2, aHypRig1.pri, whole genome shotgun sequence genomic window:
- the LOC137544635 gene encoding E3 ubiquitin-protein ligase TRIM39-like yields MASADLSQELECPVCLTNYTDPVILRCGHNFFRGCIDRVLDTQEASGGYSCPECREGFMERPALQRNIALRNIEESFLSTQTDQEEEEVGGCCTYCHKFPLPAVMSCLMCEASLCDYHLSVHCKAPEHVLCAIITTTFQETRKCSVHKKILKYYCIEDAACICVSCSVYGGHVGHKMMSLDEASEEKKKKLRNDLQKLMVETQEAEKRVQSLEERRRKAQEKVDSETERATALFSIFWRWLKDLEKRVVSDITRQAERVSQSFADVTRQLEIKKEELSRKMRDIEELCNMTDPLTVLQESDTGDLRDTEEEDRHDEQLHDGWNLDVAGILHTLHTGLSHIISWVIMQKHTDTQAYPHSSTGDNLPITDKLYRPHTQTTHTGQHTQFQAGGTSTRADILLDTNTASNNLRISDDSKTASTPAHMKRPKTAERFQKPQVLSSQSFSSGRHYWEVDVGRSNNWRVGMCYPSIPRGETQPGIGYNRKSWCLRGYLFQHLLVHCSKEILVPDKIPSNRIGIYLDYEAGQISFYALCDPIRHLHTFTATFTEPLHAALGVWEGCVKILS; encoded by the coding sequence ATGGCGTCTGCTGATCTGAGCCAGGAGCTGGAGTGTCCCGTCTGTCTGACCAATTATACCGATCCTGTAATCCTGAGATGTGGCCACAACTTCTTCCGGGGCTGTATTGATCGTGTGCTGGATACACAGGAGGCGTCTGGAGGTTATTCCTGTCCTGAATGCAGAGAGGGGTTTATGGAGCGGCCGGCACTGCAGAGGAACATTGCCCTGAGGAACATAGAAGAGAGTTTCCTGTCTACTCAGACagatcaggaggaggaggaggttggaggCTGCTGTACTTATTGTCACAAGTTTCCATTACCTGCTGTTATGTCTTGTCTGATGTGTGAGGCTTCTCTGTGTGATTATCACCTGAGCGTCCACTGCAAGGCACCAGAACATGTCTTATGTGCCATTATTACCACCACTTTCCAGGAGACCAGGAAATGTTCTGTCCACAAGAAGATCCTGAAGTATTACTGCATTGAGGAtgctgcctgtatctgtgtgtcctgCTCGGTCTATGGGGGACATGTAGGACATAAAATGATGTCACTGGATGAGGCCtctgaggagaagaagaagaaactgAGAAATGATCTGCAGAAACTGATGGTAGAGACACAGGAGGctgagaaaagagtccagagtctggaggaacgtaggagaaaagcacaagaaaaagTAGATAGTGAAACAGAGAGAGCCACTGCCCTGTTTAGCATCTTCTGGAGATGGCTGAAGGACCTGGAGAAGAGAGTCGTAAGTGACATAACTAGGCAGGCAGAGCGGGTGTCACAATCctttgctgatgtcaccagacagCTTGAAATAAAGAaggaggagctgtccaggaagatgcgtgacattgaggagctgtgtaacatgactgatccgctgactgtcttacaggaatcagacacaggtgacttgCGTGAcacggaggaggaggacagaCATGATGAGCAGCTCCATGATGGATGGAATCTGGATGTGGCTGGCAttttacacacattacacacaggactatCTCATATCATTTCTTGGGTAATTATGCagaaacatacagacacacaagcctatCCACATTCTAGTACAGGGGACAATCTTCCCATTACTGATAAACTATACAGGCCACACACCCAGACCACCCACACCGGACAACACACACAGTTCCAGGCCGGGGGGACAAGTACTAGAGCAGATATATTACTGGATACAAACACAGCTAGTAATAATTTACGTATATCAGATGATAGTAAGACTGCATCCACACCAGCACATATGAAGCGCCCAAAAACGGCAGAGAGATTTCAGAAGCCTCAGGTGTTGAGCAGCcagagtttctcctcagggcgacattattgggaagtggatgttgggaGATCAAATAACTGGAGAGTTGgcatgtgttaccccagtattcCTAGGGGTGAAACACAACCAGGGATTGGATATAATAGAAAGTCGTGGTGTTTGCGGGGGTACCTTTTTCAGCATTTATTGGTACATTGCAGTAAAGAAATCCTGGTACCTGACAAGATCCCCAGTAATAGAATTGggatatatctggattatgaggccgggcagatctccttttatgccctgtgtgaccccatcagacacctccacaccttcactgccaccttcactgagcccctccatgctgcgcTGGGAGTTTGGGAAGGTTGTGTAAAAATATTGAGTTAA